One stretch of Xanthomonas sp. DAR 35659 DNA includes these proteins:
- the glyS gene encoding glycine--tRNA ligase subunit beta, whose translation MSEHLPLLIELGTEELPVKALPGLAQALFDGVIAGLEKRGIAVERGDAKPLSTPRRLAVLLPGVATEQPEQRSEVLGPYLNIALDADGQPTKALQGFAAKAGIDWTALERTSDAKGERFVHRAVTPGARTATLLPEILREAIAAMPIPKPMRWGDHDYGFARPVQWLVLLFGGEVVPMPLFGVQAGRDSRGHRFLHDAPVPLAQPGDYVAALQAAQVLVDPDLRRARIVAEVEQAARQAGGSARIAEDNLEQVVNLVEWPSAVLCKFEPAFLAVPQEALIETMESNQKFFPVLDDGGKLTEHFIGIANIVSRDAAEVAKGYERVIRPRFADAKFFFDEDLKQGLEAMGAGLASVTYQAKLGSIADKVQRVAALAETIAAQVGADPAQARRAAELSKNDLQSRMVNEFPELQGIAGRHYAVAAGEPNEIALAIDEAYQPRFAGDDIALSPLGKVLAIAERLDTLAGGFAAGLKPTGNKDPFALRRNALGLARTIIESGFDLDLRAALVAAVHSSSTATLLTKAAKQQADASAAERKGVKVAEVQVGGGHMANDYEVAEEIFDFILDRLRGYYADKGVPATHFNAVAALFSVAAEAAPTGNTAASVGAASAATAAHGSLYDFDRRIDAISIFATLPEAEALAAANKRIRNILRKAEGEIPGQIDPTLLREPAESALAEAVEAAIVETDGALRQHDYVTVLNFLARLRSQVDAFFDGVMVNVEDPAIRGNRLALLKRLGDRLGSVAAIEHLSS comes from the coding sequence ATGAGCGAACACCTTCCCCTGCTGATCGAACTGGGCACCGAGGAACTGCCGGTCAAGGCATTGCCGGGCCTGGCCCAGGCGCTGTTCGACGGCGTGATCGCCGGGCTGGAGAAGCGCGGCATCGCGGTCGAGCGCGGCGACGCCAAGCCGCTGTCCACGCCGCGCCGGCTGGCGGTGCTGCTGCCGGGCGTGGCCACCGAACAGCCGGAGCAGCGTTCGGAAGTGCTCGGCCCGTATCTCAACATCGCGCTCGATGCCGACGGCCAGCCGACCAAGGCGCTGCAAGGGTTCGCCGCCAAGGCCGGGATCGACTGGACCGCGCTGGAGCGCACCAGCGACGCCAAGGGCGAGCGCTTCGTGCACCGTGCGGTGACCCCGGGCGCGCGCACCGCCACGCTGCTGCCGGAGATCCTGCGCGAGGCGATCGCGGCGATGCCGATCCCCAAGCCGATGCGCTGGGGCGATCACGACTACGGCTTCGCGCGGCCGGTGCAGTGGCTGGTACTGCTGTTCGGCGGCGAGGTGGTGCCGATGCCGCTGTTCGGCGTGCAGGCCGGCCGCGACAGCCGCGGCCACCGCTTCCTGCACGACGCGCCGGTGCCGCTGGCGCAGCCGGGCGACTACGTGGCCGCGCTGCAGGCCGCGCAGGTGCTGGTGGACCCGGACCTGCGCCGCGCGCGCATCGTCGCCGAGGTCGAACAGGCCGCGCGCCAGGCCGGCGGCAGCGCGCGCATCGCCGAGGACAACCTGGAGCAGGTGGTGAACCTGGTCGAATGGCCGTCGGCGGTGCTGTGCAAGTTCGAGCCGGCGTTCCTGGCGGTGCCGCAGGAAGCGCTGATCGAGACCATGGAGAGCAACCAGAAGTTCTTCCCGGTGCTGGACGACGGCGGCAAGCTCACCGAGCATTTCATCGGCATCGCCAACATCGTCTCGCGCGACGCGGCCGAAGTGGCCAAGGGCTACGAGCGGGTGATCCGCCCGCGCTTCGCCGACGCCAAGTTCTTCTTCGACGAGGACCTCAAGCAGGGCCTGGAGGCGATGGGCGCGGGTCTGGCCAGCGTCACCTACCAGGCCAAGCTCGGCAGCATCGCCGACAAGGTGCAGCGCGTGGCCGCGCTGGCCGAGACGATCGCCGCGCAGGTAGGTGCGGACCCGGCGCAGGCGCGTCGCGCCGCCGAACTGAGCAAGAACGACCTGCAGTCGCGCATGGTCAACGAGTTCCCGGAGCTGCAGGGCATCGCCGGCCGCCACTATGCCGTCGCCGCCGGCGAACCGAACGAGATCGCCCTGGCGATCGACGAGGCCTACCAGCCGCGCTTCGCCGGCGACGACATCGCGCTGTCGCCGCTGGGCAAGGTGCTGGCGATCGCCGAACGTCTGGACACGCTGGCCGGTGGATTCGCCGCTGGGTTGAAGCCCACTGGCAACAAGGATCCGTTCGCGCTGCGGCGCAATGCGCTGGGGTTGGCGCGGACCATCATTGAGAGTGGATTTGATCTCGATTTGCGCGCTGCACTGGTCGCCGCTGTCCATTCTTCCAGCACTGCCACACTGCTCACCAAAGCAGCCAAGCAACAAGCTGACGCCAGTGCCGCCGAACGCAAGGGCGTCAAAGTCGCCGAGGTGCAAGTCGGAGGTGGGCACATGGCGAATGATTACGAAGTCGCGGAAGAGATCTTCGACTTCATCCTCGACCGCCTGCGCGGTTACTACGCCGACAAGGGCGTGCCCGCGACGCATTTCAATGCGGTGGCGGCCTTGTTCTCGGTCGCGGCTGAAGCCGCTCCTACAGGGAACACGGCGGCGTCTGTAGGAGCGGCTTCAGCCGCGACCGCCGCGCACGGATCGCTGTACGACTTCGACCGCCGCATCGACGCGATCAGCATCTTCGCCACGCTGCCGGAGGCCGAGGCGCTGGCCGCGGCCAACAAGCGTATCCGCAACATCCTGCGCAAGGCCGAGGGCGAGATTCCGGGGCAGATCGACCCGACGCTGCTGCGCGAGCCGGCCGAAAGCGCGCTGGCCGAGGCGGTGGAAGCGGCGATCGTGGAGACCGACGGCGCTCTGCGCCAGCACGACTACGTCACCGTGCTGAACTTCCTGGCGCGGCTGCGGTCGCAGGTGGACGCCTTCTTCGACGGCGTGATGGTCAACGTCGAAGACCCGGCAATCCGCGGCAACCGCCTGGCCCTGCTCAAGCGCCTGGGCGACCGCCTCGGCAGCGTCGCCGCGATCGAGCATCTTTCTTCGTAA
- a CDS encoding bpX6 domain-containing protein → MDETTATRAAGAVRDPLWRGLQALDGLWWPAGVLPAPLRMARMLAAWHPGCRAYRFEAGDVLCFARAQVLACERVGAVPLRRLQGALYSAPLTAAELAGLPALDIGLVAGAAVVGLRFDQGTRLDLSEAIALDAYALHDTYACRLPPPALEVAQLQGKDVRGVLGERIPPRSAESEAFLRAVSGTRPARAPRGGMAAVREGVLGAALALLSRVLPRPSAAAASPGDVPAQGAHPRGAPRGGMAVVREGVLGAALALLSRVLPRRSAAAASPDDIPARQPGAQPSAWRDTLARLAAISRLGRLIGYRHGAYLRRMMAMFERGELDEALRNALPIDGTGPSMGQAFAAPGRRDSLQLSGRLGRSAELGLDEDLTAYLRRMYREAFAALDRQGRTDEAVFVLAELLNARQEALNYLVRHERHAQAADLALGWDMPPALIIRLLMLAGDHRRAVQVARRDGAFADAVRQLQDAHPALAAQLRLEWGQALVDGGHWLEAVEAVWPLREAREQALHWLLAAEQAGAALSARALVQRANLLPDTLQHYAARIEALADPGTDPAARAALADALLAIKGNSAALRRLAACVLPALAADCSAGRNPLGRSDLDRLLQLAGDACLKSDMPPWRVAQAGTPSPFWRLETALDLPLPAAGLQRIHDAAVLPDRRYLVALGEAGAAVFDAHGRVTQRYPVPAYRLVLAASGQVALAVAPREQVARVARLDLATRGSVELGALAVQYAAPGLNGTGWTVVANDRILVIDVGKGLGEVLWHVGDLPGPIAAAGFFADCEVFLVRTGDTVQDWTYALPQRRLRGRDDLALLEGVPLLPHRCGAIQQPQLDVREDGTVAFVYRDGAGQRACVLPQLRAETLLGEQFVALEQGMLIGVHLHDRRRYFVVRFADAACIATLEAPADLLLHVREQPGHLLLHSADGRLLDIDLRLSLPHALSLH, encoded by the coding sequence ATGGATGAGACGACCGCGACGCGCGCGGCCGGTGCGGTGCGCGATCCGCTGTGGCGCGGCCTGCAGGCGCTGGACGGCCTGTGGTGGCCCGCCGGCGTCCTGCCCGCGCCGCTGCGGATGGCGCGCATGCTCGCCGCCTGGCATCCCGGCTGCCGGGCCTACCGGTTCGAAGCAGGCGACGTGCTGTGCTTCGCCCGCGCGCAGGTGCTGGCGTGCGAACGCGTGGGCGCGGTGCCGTTGCGGCGGCTGCAGGGGGCGCTGTATTCGGCGCCGCTGACAGCGGCGGAACTGGCTGGGCTGCCGGCCCTCGATATCGGCCTGGTCGCCGGCGCCGCGGTGGTGGGGCTGCGCTTCGACCAGGGCACGCGGCTGGACCTGTCCGAGGCGATCGCGCTGGACGCCTACGCGCTGCACGATACCTACGCGTGCCGCCTCCCGCCGCCGGCACTGGAGGTGGCGCAACTGCAAGGCAAGGACGTGCGCGGCGTGCTCGGCGAGCGCATCCCGCCGCGCAGCGCGGAGAGCGAGGCCTTCCTGCGCGCGGTGTCCGGCACGCGTCCGGCGCGCGCGCCGCGCGGCGGCATGGCCGCGGTGCGCGAGGGCGTGCTGGGCGCCGCCCTGGCGCTGTTGTCGCGTGTGCTGCCGCGGCCATCGGCGGCGGCCGCCTCGCCCGGTGACGTGCCTGCGCAAGGCGCGCATCCACGGGGAGCGCCGCGCGGCGGCATGGCCGTGGTGCGTGAGGGCGTGCTGGGCGCGGCCCTGGCGCTGTTGTCGCGCGTGCTGCCGCGACGATCGGCGGCGGCGGCCTCGCCCGATGACATTCCCGCGCGCCAGCCAGGCGCGCAGCCCAGCGCCTGGCGCGACACGCTCGCGCGGCTGGCCGCGATCAGTCGCTTGGGCCGGTTGATCGGCTACCGGCACGGCGCCTACCTGCGCCGCATGATGGCGATGTTTGAACGTGGGGAGCTGGACGAGGCGCTGCGCAACGCCCTGCCGATCGACGGGACCGGGCCGTCCATGGGCCAGGCGTTCGCCGCACCGGGCCGGCGCGACAGCCTGCAACTGTCCGGCCGCCTCGGGCGCAGCGCCGAGCTCGGCCTGGACGAGGACCTGACCGCGTACCTGCGGCGCATGTACCGCGAGGCCTTCGCCGCCCTGGACCGCCAGGGCAGGACCGACGAGGCCGTGTTCGTGCTGGCCGAATTGCTCAATGCGCGGCAGGAGGCGCTGAACTATCTGGTCCGCCACGAACGCCACGCGCAGGCCGCCGATCTGGCGCTGGGCTGGGACATGCCGCCGGCGCTGATCATCCGTCTGCTGATGCTGGCCGGCGACCATCGGCGCGCGGTCCAGGTGGCGCGGCGCGATGGCGCCTTCGCCGACGCGGTGCGGCAGCTGCAGGACGCCCACCCCGCGCTCGCGGCGCAACTGCGGCTGGAATGGGGCCAGGCGCTGGTCGACGGCGGCCATTGGCTGGAAGCGGTCGAGGCGGTGTGGCCGCTGCGCGAGGCGCGCGAGCAGGCGCTGCACTGGCTGCTCGCGGCCGAGCAGGCGGGTGCCGCGCTGTCGGCGCGCGCGCTGGTGCAGCGCGCCAACCTGCTGCCGGACACGCTGCAGCACTACGCGGCCAGGATCGAGGCCCTGGCCGATCCGGGCACCGACCCGGCCGCGCGCGCCGCCCTGGCCGATGCCCTGCTGGCGATCAAGGGCAACAGCGCGGCGCTGCGGCGCCTGGCTGCGTGCGTGCTGCCGGCGCTCGCCGCCGATTGCAGCGCCGGTCGCAACCCCCTGGGGCGCAGCGACCTGGACCGGCTGCTGCAGTTGGCCGGCGACGCCTGCCTGAAGAGCGACATGCCGCCCTGGCGCGTCGCCCAGGCCGGCACGCCGTCGCCGTTCTGGCGGCTGGAGACGGCACTGGACCTCCCGCTGCCCGCCGCCGGCCTGCAACGCATCCACGACGCGGCGGTGCTGCCCGACCGGCGCTATCTGGTCGCCCTCGGCGAGGCCGGCGCGGCCGTATTCGACGCGCACGGCCGGGTGACCCAGCGCTACCCGGTGCCGGCCTACCGCCTGGTGCTCGCGGCCAGCGGGCAGGTGGCCCTGGCGGTGGCGCCGCGCGAGCAGGTCGCGCGGGTCGCGCGGCTGGACCTGGCGACGCGCGGCAGCGTCGAACTCGGTGCGCTGGCCGTGCAGTACGCCGCGCCCGGGCTCAACGGCACCGGCTGGACCGTGGTGGCGAACGACCGCATCCTGGTGATCGACGTCGGCAAGGGCCTGGGCGAGGTGCTGTGGCATGTCGGCGACCTGCCGGGACCGATCGCCGCCGCCGGCTTCTTCGCCGACTGCGAGGTGTTCCTGGTGCGCACCGGCGACACCGTGCAGGACTGGACCTATGCGTTGCCGCAGCGGCGCCTGCGCGGGCGCGACGATCTCGCCCTGCTGGAGGGCGTGCCGCTGCTGCCGCATCGCTGCGGCGCGATCCAGCAGCCGCAGCTGGACGTGCGCGAGGACGGCACGGTCGCGTTCGTCTACCGCGACGGGGCCGGCCAGCGCGCCTGCGTGCTGCCGCAGCTGCGGGCGGAAACGCTGCTGGGCGAGCAGTTCGTCGCGCTGGAGCAGGGCATGCTGATCGGCGTGCACCTGCACGACCGCCGCCGCTACTTCGTGGTCCGCTTCGCCGATGCCGCGTGCATCGCCACGCTGGAGGCGCCCGCGGACCTGCTGCTGCACGTCCGCGAGCAACCGGGCCACCTGCTGCTGCACAGCGCGGACGGCCGCCTGCTGGACATCGACCTTCGCCTGTCGCTGCCGCATGCGCTGTCGTTGCACTGA
- a CDS encoding AAA family ATPase, translated as MPSSIASAAARVRAAVHSATTGLVERHQLAELMVLAAIAEEHLLIVGPPGTAKSAVVRRVAAALGGRYFEYLLGRFTEPSELFGPVDLRKLREGLVETDVAGMLPEAEIAFLDEVFLGSTAILNTLLGVLNERRFRRGHTDLACPLRLCVGAANALPEDASLAAFADRFLLHLFVDAVPDHQLEALLAGGWQAERTEVLHVADLADLDLLAGQVRQVRMDEARSALAQAVRTLRAAGLALSDRRIVKTQRLVAAATVLAGRSVATEADLWPLFYVMPTREAQATAQDALRDTLALAANPTLLAAVEQAALQPLSRVARLLEAAQRCLADDADAGADARAAADAVLREIDANFTAASMPHELAAARARLIERIGAAA; from the coding sequence ATGCCCTCGTCCATCGCATCCGCCGCCGCGCGCGTCCGCGCGGCCGTCCATTCCGCCACGACCGGCCTGGTCGAGCGCCACCAGCTCGCCGAGTTGATGGTGCTGGCGGCGATCGCCGAAGAACACCTGTTGATCGTCGGTCCGCCCGGGACGGCCAAGAGCGCCGTGGTCAGGCGCGTGGCCGCCGCCCTCGGCGGCCGCTACTTCGAATACCTGCTGGGTCGCTTCACCGAACCGTCCGAGCTGTTCGGGCCGGTGGACCTGCGCAAGCTGCGCGAGGGCCTGGTCGAAACCGACGTGGCCGGCATGTTGCCGGAGGCGGAGATCGCCTTCCTCGACGAGGTGTTCCTGGGCTCGACCGCCATCCTCAACACCTTGCTCGGCGTGTTGAACGAACGCCGCTTCCGGCGCGGCCACACCGACCTGGCCTGCCCGCTGCGCCTGTGCGTGGGCGCGGCCAACGCGCTGCCCGAGGACGCGTCGCTGGCGGCCTTCGCCGACCGCTTCCTGCTGCACCTGTTCGTCGACGCGGTGCCGGATCATCAGTTGGAAGCCTTGCTGGCCGGCGGCTGGCAGGCCGAGCGTACCGAGGTGCTGCATGTGGCCGACCTGGCCGACCTGGACCTGCTCGCCGGACAGGTGCGGCAGGTGCGGATGGACGAGGCGCGCAGCGCCCTGGCGCAGGCGGTTCGCACTTTGCGCGCGGCGGGGCTGGCCTTGTCCGACCGCCGCATCGTCAAGACGCAACGCCTGGTGGCGGCGGCCACCGTGCTGGCCGGGCGCAGCGTCGCCACCGAGGCGGACCTGTGGCCGCTGTTCTACGTGATGCCGACGCGCGAGGCGCAGGCCACCGCGCAGGACGCGCTGCGCGACACCCTGGCGCTGGCCGCCAACCCGACCTTGCTCGCCGCGGTGGAGCAGGCGGCGTTGCAGCCGCTGTCGCGCGTGGCGCGGCTGCTCGAGGCCGCCCAGCGCTGCCTGGCCGACGATGCCGATGCGGGTGCCGACGCGCGGGCCGCGGCCGACGCGGTGTTGCGCGAGATCGACGCCAACTTCACCGCAGCCTCCATGCCGCATGAGCTTGCGGCCGCGCGTGCGCGCCTGATCGAGCGGATCGGCGCCGCCGCATGA
- the rep gene encoding DNA helicase Rep, with the protein MHGLNPPQRAAVLHCEGPLLVLAGAGSGKTRVIVEKIAHLIASGRYPAKRIAAITFTNKSAKEMRERVAKRIRGDAADGLTICTFHALGLKFVQIEHAAVGLKRGFSIFDADDAAAQIKDLMHGAKPDAIEDAKNLISRAKNAGLSPEQAMAAARSTREQEAASLYERYQARLSTFNAVDFDDLIRLPVQVLEENEDIVMAWRERIGYLLVDESQDTNDAQYRLLKMLAGPRGNFTCVGDDDQSIYAWRGANPENLMQMGRDYPALQIIKLEQNYRCSNRVLRAANALIAHNPHEHLKTLWSDQADGERIRVWECRDSEHEAEKVAAEIAYLGAAKQAPWSDFCILFRGNFQSRPLEKALQIAGVPYHITGGTAFLERQEVKDVLSWLRLLVNPDDDAAFLRAVQAPKREVGATSLAKLAELASAKHLPMSRAAESLGALQQLPPRAANGLSDFVDVLHELRTASQTLSSADVVRQLAEQSGLIRELRSQCKDEASFQRRRGNLEELAKWFEGGPRGATVGDLAAQLALLSRNDKDDGGNQVRMMTMHASKGLEFRYVFIVGCEDGVLPHEVSLEEGNLQEERRLLYVGITRAKEQLWMSYSKLTRKFGEHIRLKPSRFFDEIPAEEMQRDGADPVADAARRKERANAGLAAIQALFD; encoded by the coding sequence ATGCACGGTCTCAATCCTCCCCAACGCGCCGCGGTGCTGCACTGCGAAGGCCCGCTGCTGGTGCTGGCCGGTGCCGGCAGCGGCAAGACCCGCGTGATCGTGGAGAAGATCGCGCACCTGATCGCCAGCGGCCGCTATCCGGCCAAGCGCATCGCCGCGATCACGTTCACCAACAAGTCGGCCAAGGAAATGCGCGAGCGCGTGGCCAAGCGCATCCGCGGCGACGCCGCCGACGGCCTGACCATCTGCACCTTCCACGCCCTGGGGCTGAAGTTCGTGCAGATCGAACATGCGGCGGTGGGCCTGAAGCGCGGTTTCTCGATCTTCGACGCCGACGATGCCGCCGCGCAGATCAAGGACCTGATGCACGGCGCCAAGCCCGATGCGATCGAGGACGCCAAGAACCTGATCTCGCGCGCCAAGAACGCCGGGCTGTCGCCGGAGCAGGCGATGGCGGCGGCGCGCAGCACCCGCGAGCAGGAAGCGGCCAGCCTGTACGAGCGCTACCAGGCGCGCTTGAGCACCTTCAATGCGGTGGACTTCGACGACCTGATCCGCCTGCCGGTGCAGGTGCTGGAGGAGAACGAGGACATCGTGATGGCCTGGCGCGAACGCATCGGCTACCTGCTGGTGGACGAGAGCCAGGACACCAACGACGCGCAGTACCGGCTGCTGAAGATGCTGGCCGGCCCGCGCGGCAACTTCACCTGCGTGGGCGACGACGACCAGAGCATCTACGCCTGGCGTGGCGCCAACCCGGAAAACCTGATGCAGATGGGCCGCGACTATCCGGCGCTGCAGATCATCAAGCTGGAGCAGAACTACCGCTGCTCCAACCGCGTGCTGCGCGCGGCCAACGCGCTGATCGCGCACAACCCGCACGAACACCTGAAGACGCTGTGGAGCGATCAGGCCGACGGCGAGCGCATCCGCGTGTGGGAATGCCGCGACAGCGAGCACGAGGCGGAGAAGGTCGCCGCCGAGATCGCCTACCTGGGCGCCGCCAAGCAGGCGCCGTGGAGCGACTTCTGCATCCTGTTCCGCGGCAACTTCCAGTCGCGTCCGCTGGAAAAGGCCTTGCAGATCGCCGGCGTGCCGTACCACATCACCGGCGGCACCGCGTTCCTGGAGCGCCAGGAAGTCAAGGACGTGCTGTCGTGGCTGCGGCTGCTGGTCAATCCCGACGACGACGCGGCGTTCCTGCGCGCGGTGCAGGCGCCCAAGCGCGAGGTCGGCGCCACCTCGCTGGCCAAGCTGGCCGAACTGGCTTCGGCCAAGCACCTGCCGATGTCGCGCGCGGCCGAATCGCTGGGCGCGCTGCAGCAACTGCCGCCGCGCGCGGCCAATGGATTGAGCGATTTCGTCGACGTGCTGCACGAGTTGCGTACCGCGTCGCAGACGCTGTCCTCGGCCGACGTGGTGCGCCAACTCGCCGAGCAATCCGGGCTGATCCGCGAATTGCGCAGCCAGTGCAAGGACGAGGCGAGCTTCCAGCGTCGCCGCGGCAACCTGGAGGAACTGGCCAAGTGGTTCGAGGGCGGCCCGCGCGGCGCGACCGTCGGCGACCTGGCCGCGCAGCTGGCGCTGCTGTCGCGCAACGACAAGGACGACGGCGGCAACCAGGTGCGGATGATGACCATGCACGCCTCCAAGGGCCTGGAGTTCCGCTACGTGTTCATCGTCGGCTGCGAGGACGGCGTGCTGCCGCACGAGGTCAGCCTGGAAGAAGGCAACCTGCAGGAGGAGCGGCGGCTGCTGTACGTGGGCATCACCCGCGCCAAGGAGCAGCTGTGGATGAGCTACAGCAAGCTCACCCGCAAGTTCGGCGAGCACATCCGGCTCAAGCCCAGCCGCTTCTTCGACGAGATCCCGGCCGAGGAAATGCAGCGCGACGGCGCCGACCCGGTGGCCGACGCGGCGCGCAGGAAGGAGCGTGCGAACGCGGGGTTGGCGGCGATCCAGGCGTTGTTTGATTGA
- the glyQ gene encoding glycine--tRNA ligase subunit alpha has protein sequence MPDSRSVPITFQGLIQTLNQFWAQHGCVLIQSLDLEVGAGTFHPSTFLRALGPEPWNAAYVQPSRRPTDGRYGENPNRLQRYYQYQVAMKPNPDNIQQLYLDSLKALGIDPLVHDLRFVEDNWESPTLGAWGLGWEVWLNGMEVTQFTYFQQAGGLECKPVLGEITYGLERLCMYLQNCDNVYDLVWTYGPDGTPVTYGDVYHQNEVEQSAYNFEHANMAELFHRFDACEQEAQALVEVGLPLPAYEQVTKASHAFNLLDARRAISVTERQRYILRVRALAQAVAKAYYAQREKLGFPGVKK, from the coding sequence ATGCCCGACTCCCGGTCCGTTCCGATCACGTTCCAGGGTCTGATCCAGACCCTCAACCAGTTCTGGGCGCAGCACGGCTGCGTGCTGATCCAATCGCTGGACCTGGAAGTGGGCGCCGGCACCTTCCATCCGTCCACGTTCCTGCGCGCGCTCGGACCGGAGCCGTGGAACGCGGCCTACGTGCAGCCCAGCCGCCGCCCCACCGACGGCCGCTACGGCGAGAACCCGAACCGCCTGCAGCGCTACTACCAGTACCAGGTGGCGATGAAGCCGAACCCGGACAACATCCAGCAGTTGTACCTGGATTCGCTCAAGGCGCTGGGCATCGATCCGCTGGTGCACGACCTGCGCTTCGTCGAGGACAACTGGGAATCGCCGACGCTCGGCGCCTGGGGCCTGGGCTGGGAGGTGTGGCTCAACGGCATGGAAGTCACCCAGTTCACCTACTTCCAGCAGGCCGGCGGCCTGGAGTGCAAGCCGGTGCTGGGCGAGATCACCTACGGTCTCGAGCGCCTGTGCATGTACCTGCAGAACTGCGACAACGTCTACGACCTGGTGTGGACCTACGGCCCCGACGGCACCCCGGTGACCTATGGCGACGTCTACCACCAGAACGAGGTGGAGCAGAGCGCGTACAACTTCGAACACGCCAACATGGCCGAGCTGTTCCACCGCTTCGACGCATGCGAGCAGGAGGCGCAGGCGCTGGTCGAGGTCGGGCTGCCGCTGCCGGCCTACGAACAGGTGACCAAGGCCAGCCACGCCTTCAACCTGCTCGACGCGCGCCGCGCGATCTCGGTGACCGAGCGCCAGCGCTACATCCTGCGCGTGCGCGCGCTGGCGCAGGCGGTGGCCAAGGCCTACTACGCGCAGCGCGAGAAGCTGGGCTTCCCCGGCGTCAAGAAGTGA
- a CDS encoding GspE/PulE family protein: MDSRPAAQPPAAPAPATVSLPPGRLSFERVAAALLADGLVAPAERGRMQFSVQSTRTASDVHPLVLLSNLKLAATRPPGSELGLERLTEWLAQRCGLRYLRIDPTRVDVAAATAVVSHAYARRHRILPLALDAERLLVATSEPLALDWLGDVQHLARRRIEIAVVNPLDLHRYTMEFFGVTRSVRGAKDGRTEQSSGLPSFEQLVELGRGGDVNADDHHIVHIVDWLLQYAYEQRASDIHLEPRREAGRMRFRIDGVLHKVLEVPPAVMTAIVSRIKVLGRMDLAERRRPQDGRIKTRSPGGRETEMRLSTMPTAFGEKCVMRIFDPDAAFKSVDQLGFSAQEAAGWAALVERPHGIVLVTGPTGSGKTTTLYSTLKRLATPDVNVCSVEDPIEMIAPEFNQMQVQTNIDLDFASGVRTLLRQDPDIIMIGEIRDLETAQMAVQASLTGHLVLSTLHTNDAPSAITRLLDLGVPHYLVASTLNGVLAQRLVRTLCSHCKRPHPLDAAAWDALREPGEALPEDLQPHAPVGCLECRRTGYLGRVGLYELLPVTPRLRSLIRADMDLAGFSRAAQAEGVRTLRRAGLEKVAAGLTTIEEVLSVLPPRE, translated from the coding sequence ATGGATTCGCGACCCGCCGCGCAGCCGCCCGCCGCGCCCGCACCCGCCACGGTGTCCCTGCCGCCGGGGCGGCTGAGTTTCGAGCGCGTGGCCGCGGCATTGCTCGCCGACGGCCTGGTCGCGCCGGCCGAGCGCGGGCGCATGCAGTTCTCGGTGCAGTCCACGCGCACCGCCAGCGACGTGCATCCGCTGGTGCTGCTGTCCAACCTGAAACTGGCGGCCACGCGTCCGCCCGGCAGCGAGCTGGGCCTGGAGCGGCTGACCGAATGGCTGGCGCAGCGCTGCGGCCTGCGCTACCTGCGCATCGACCCGACCCGGGTCGACGTGGCCGCGGCCACCGCGGTGGTCTCGCACGCCTATGCGCGCCGCCACCGCATCCTGCCGCTGGCGCTGGACGCCGAGCGCCTGCTGGTGGCGACCAGCGAGCCGCTGGCGCTGGACTGGCTGGGCGACGTGCAGCACCTGGCGCGGCGCCGCATCGAGATCGCGGTGGTCAATCCGCTGGACCTGCATCGCTACACGATGGAGTTCTTCGGCGTGACCCGCTCGGTGCGCGGCGCCAAGGACGGGCGCACCGAGCAGAGCAGCGGCCTGCCCAGCTTCGAGCAGTTGGTGGAACTGGGCCGCGGTGGCGACGTCAACGCCGACGACCACCACATCGTGCACATCGTCGACTGGCTGCTGCAGTACGCCTACGAGCAGCGCGCCAGCGACATCCACCTGGAGCCGCGGCGCGAGGCCGGGCGCATGCGCTTCCGCATCGACGGCGTGCTGCACAAGGTGCTGGAAGTGCCGCCGGCGGTGATGACCGCCATCGTCAGCCGCATCAAGGTGCTCGGGCGCATGGACCTGGCCGAGCGGCGCCGCCCGCAGGACGGGCGCATCAAGACCCGCTCGCCGGGCGGGCGCGAGACCGAGATGCGCCTGTCGACCATGCCCACCGCCTTCGGCGAGAAGTGCGTGATGCGCATCTTCGACCCGGACGCGGCGTTCAAGAGCGTGGACCAGCTCGGCTTCAGCGCGCAGGAGGCGGCCGGCTGGGCGGCGCTGGTCGAGCGCCCGCACGGCATCGTGCTGGTCACCGGCCCCACCGGCTCGGGCAAGACCACCACGCTGTACTCCACGCTCAAGCGCCTGGCCACGCCGGACGTGAACGTGTGCAGCGTGGAGGACCCGATCGAGATGATCGCGCCGGAGTTCAACCAGATGCAGGTGCAGACCAACATCGACCTGGACTTCGCCAGCGGCGTGCGCACCCTGCTGCGGCAGGACCCGGACATCATCATGATCGGCGAGATCCGCGACCTGGAGACCGCGCAGATGGCGGTGCAGGCCTCGTTGACCGGGCATCTGGTGCTGTCCACCCTGCACACCAACGACGCGCCCTCGGCGATCACCCGCCTGCTCGACCTGGGCGTGCCGCACTACCTGGTCGCCTCCACCCTCAACGGCGTGCTGGCGCAGCGCCTGGTGCGCACCCTGTGCAGCCACTGCAAGCGCCCGCACCCGCTGGACGCGGCCGCCTGGGACGCGCTGCGCGAGCCCGGCGAAGCACTGCCGGAGGACCTGCAGCCGCATGCCCCGGTCGGCTGCCTGGAGTGCCGCCGCACCGGCTACCTGGGCCGGGTCGGCCTGTACGAACTGCTGCCGGTGACGCCGCGCCTGCGCAGCCTGATCCGCGCCGACATGGACCTGGCCGGCTTCAGCCGTGCCGCCCAGGCCGAAGGCGTGCGCACGTTGCGCCGCGCCGGCCTGGAAAAGGTCGCCGCCGGGCTGACCACCATCGAGGAAGTGCTGTCGGTGCTGCCGCCGCGGGAGTGA